One genomic segment of Arachis duranensis cultivar V14167 chromosome 4, aradu.V14167.gnm2.J7QH, whole genome shotgun sequence includes these proteins:
- the LOC107485112 gene encoding argininosuccinate synthase, chloroplastic, translating into MAQLKAFSYSSTLSSPSFQSSRTEQLLHQPSHFLKAARPSSLKKWGPRTSVGASKLQVIKAVLQSETKTGISEMEKGSGLRGKLNKVVLAYSGGLDTSVIVPWLRENYGCEVVCFTADVGQGLQELEGLEAKAKASGASQLVVKDLKEEFVRDYIFPCLRAGAVYERKYLLGTSMARPVIAKAMVDVAKEVGADAVSHGCTGKGNDQVRFELTFFALNPKLNVVAPWREWDITGREDAIEYAKKHNVPVPVTKKSIYSRDRNLWHLSHEGDILEDPANEPKKDMYMMSVAPEDAPNQPEYVEIGIESGLPVSVNGKKLSPSTLLAELNEIGGKHGIGRIDMVENRLVGMKSRGVYETPGGTILFTAVRELESLTLDRETIQVKDSLALKYAELVYAGRWFDPLRESMDAFMQNITKTTTGSVTLKLYKGSVSVTGRKSPYSLYRQDISSFESGQIYDQADAAGFIRLYGLPMRVRAMLEQGI; encoded by the exons ATGGCTCAGCTGAAGGCATTCTCATATTCCTCTAcactctcttctccttcttttcaaTCATCCAGAACCG AGCAGCTACTGCATCAACCgagtcatttcttgaaggctgCAAGGCCATCATCACTTAAAAAG TGGGGGCCAAGAACAAGTGTTGGTGCCAGTAAGCTTCAAG ttaTAAAAGCCGTGCTACAAAGTGAGACAAAGACGGGAATTTCTGAAATGGAGAAGGGAAGTGGCCTACGTGGAAAACTGAATAAGGTTGTCCTGGCTTACAGTGGTGGCTTGGACACATCAGTCATTGTTCCATGGCTGAG AGAGAATTATGGATGTGAAGTTGTTTGCTTCACTGCTGATGTTGGCCAA GGTTTACAAGAATTGGAAGGTTTAGAAGCAAAAGCCAAAGCCAGTGGAGCTTCTCAATTAGTGGTAAAGGATTTGAAGGAGGAATTTGTTAGAGATTATATATTCCCTTGCCTACGAGCTGGTGCAGTTTATGAGAGGAAGTATTTGCTTGGGACCTCAATGGCTCGCCCTGTTATCGCAAAA GCCATGGTTGATGTTGCAAAAGAAGTTGGAGCTGATGCTGTCTCCCATGGGTGTACAGGAAAAGGAAATGATCAG GTTCGATTTGAGCTTACTTTCTTTGCACTGAACCCCAAGCTGAATGTGGTGGCTCCATGGAGGGAGTGGGATATTACAGGGAGAGAAGATGCTATTGAGTATGCCAAAAAGCATAACGTTCCAGTTCCTGTGACAAAGAAATCCATCTATAGCAGGGATCGGAACCTCTGGCACCTTAGTCATGAG GGTGATATTTTGGAAGACCCAGCTAACGAGCCTAAAAAGGATATGTACATGATGTCCGTAGCTCCAGAGGATGCTCCAAATCAACCAGA ATATGTGGAAATTGGGATAGAGTCAGGACTACCTGTTTCAGTAAATGGGAAGAAGCTTTCACCATCAACTTTGCTTGCTGAGCTCAACGAGATTGGTGGAAAGCATGGAATTGGCCGAATTGACATGGTTGAGAATCGGCTTGTAGGTATGAAGAGTCGCGGAGTTTATGAAACTCCTGGTGGAACCATCCTATTCACTGCAGTACGTGAGTTGGAGTCTTTGACACTTGATCGAGAAACGATTCAAGTCAAAGATTCTTTGGCCCTTAAGTATGCAGAGTTGGTGTATGCCGGTAGATGGTTTGATCCACTTCGCGAGTCCATGGATGCCTTCATGCAGAACATAACCAAGACCACAACAGGTTCTGTGACTCTGAAATTGTACAAGGGCTCTGTTTCCGTAACTGGCCGGAAGAGCCCTTACAGCTTGTATAGGCAAGACATTTCATCATTCGAGAGTGGGCAGATATATGATCAAGCCGATGCTGCTGGGTTCATCCGGCTTTATGGTCTTCCAATGAGGGTGCGAGCAATGCTTGAGCAGGGCATCTGA